Proteins encoded in a region of the Vibrio ponticus genome:
- a CDS encoding NCS2 family permease, which translates to MSDKTPSDVQQIENRPTTGAGKLDSYFSITARGSNVRQEVLAGLTTFLAMVYSVIVVPSMLGAAGFDQGAVFIATCLVAAFGSLLMGFWANLPMAIGCAISLTAFTAFSLVLGQGVSIPVALGAVFLMGVVFTAITVTGLRQWILTHLPTGIAHGTGIGIGLFLLLIAANGVGLVEKNAAAGLPVKFGDFTSLPVIMSVLGLAAIFGLEKRRVPGGILLVIIAISGFGLIFDPNVQYQGLFAMPSFGGESSLFGTMDIMGAFSPLVLPSVLALVMTAIFDATGTIRAVAGQANLLDKDGNIIDGGKALTSDSVASIASGFFGGSPAAVYIESAAGTAAGGKTGLTAVVVGLLFLLVLFISPISYLVPSYATAPALMYVGLLMLSNVSKLDFADSVDALSGLVCAVFIVLTANIVTGIMLGFLCLVCGRVVAGEWKKLSFGIVLLTLVLVGFYAGGWAI; encoded by the coding sequence ATGTCTGACAAGACTCCATCCGATGTTCAACAGATTGAAAATCGACCTACGACTGGCGCAGGTAAATTAGATTCGTATTTCTCTATTACTGCTCGCGGCAGTAACGTTCGCCAAGAAGTACTGGCTGGCTTAACGACTTTCCTTGCAATGGTTTATTCAGTGATCGTTGTACCGAGCATGCTGGGAGCGGCTGGTTTTGACCAAGGTGCAGTCTTCATTGCAACCTGTTTAGTTGCTGCGTTTGGTTCGCTACTTATGGGTTTTTGGGCAAACCTACCGATGGCGATTGGTTGTGCTATTTCTTTAACTGCATTTACTGCATTTAGCTTGGTATTGGGGCAAGGCGTTTCGATTCCTGTCGCACTTGGTGCGGTATTTTTGATGGGCGTGGTGTTTACCGCTATTACGGTAACCGGTCTTCGTCAGTGGATTTTGACCCACCTGCCAACAGGCATCGCGCATGGTACAGGTATCGGTATTGGTCTATTTCTACTACTGATTGCAGCCAATGGTGTTGGCTTGGTTGAGAAAAATGCGGCGGCGGGTCTACCGGTTAAGTTTGGTGATTTCACCTCGCTACCAGTGATTATGTCAGTGCTAGGTTTAGCGGCAATTTTTGGTTTAGAAAAACGCCGAGTGCCGGGCGGTATTCTATTGGTGATCATCGCAATCTCTGGGTTTGGTTTGATCTTTGATCCAAACGTGCAATACCAAGGGTTATTCGCGATGCCTTCTTTTGGTGGTGAAAGCTCGCTATTTGGCACTATGGACATCATGGGCGCATTCAGCCCACTGGTTTTACCAAGTGTGCTTGCGCTAGTGATGACGGCGATCTTTGATGCAACAGGTACGATTCGCGCGGTAGCTGGTCAAGCTAACCTTCTGGATAAAGATGGCAACATCATTGATGGTGGTAAAGCTCTTACTTCTGATTCAGTAGCCAGTATCGCGTCTGGCTTCTTCGGTGGTTCTCCTGCTGCGGTATACATTGAATCAGCTGCGGGTACAGCGGCTGGTGGCAAAACAGGTTTAACGGCGGTAGTCGTTGGTTTGCTGTTCTTGCTGGTACTGTTTATCTCACCAATCAGTTACTTAGTGCCAAGTTACGCGACAGCGCCAGCTTTGATGTATGTGGGTCTGCTAATGCTAAGTAACGTGAGCAAGCTGGATTTTGCTGATTCAGTTGATGCGCTATCAGGTTTGGTTTGTGCGGTGTTTATCGTACTCACTGCGAATATCGTAACCGGTATTATGCTAGGCTTCTTGTGCCTAGTTTGCGGTCGCGTGGTAGCGGGTGAGTGGAAGAAGTTAAGCTTTGGTATCGTATTGCTGACATTGGTGTTGGTCGGCTTCTACGCCGGTGGCTGGGCGATCTAA
- a CDS encoding S8 family serine peptidase produces the protein MIFRGTQTLPLVAAMLFSFAPLSQANDAPWLVRIPANDLLTHNQLSQLESRVIYRFLNGDVLVESPSPSELVNRTGARVSYLERAPAISTGDIATTSSVSVNDHLLEDGIAALSAIERQCDQVKIAVIDSGVDEQHTGWGNTYFEQAKSVIDHNPSVDDRYGHGTHVTGIISSEFSSDLGQVEGACVSASVIPIRFLGDYGNGTISDSIEAIQWAIDAGADIINHSWVTSSESIALRDVLFDANQRGIVQIAAAGNSGSNNENARVYPANYSVQLDGMLAVANWDSSSNRLNPSSNYSYTLVDIAASGTDILSLYPDEQTQVLSGTSMAAPIVSSVAAMLWQQDSHLSATQINAKLLNSVKPERSLIGKVNAQGRLDAIGAITLGSIPTSIVSVDTSVTQITLSGILLDQVTNWSFRPALADESEWALTTTLATAERVEFEYSELPYGYFQGYGSNGELLVSYPYQSELIAPSEVKLSSHDQQLLLDWRGSIWAHSYEIQEFKNGRFTTIATVVAPNNQLSIELDENQSVRYRVRANYQYQFDEQSPIDVFSSYSGEVESGNLFAPTMVRAFADIPLNTTAEMLLDLDSSANYQLVDDPDGKVISLSGSQIQLDTSEVGEWSFTLINNAYLSTLTYRVVETQDWVLRSTQGANIKVSTDQADVVSVSEMGEQKIAITATPRQSPYLISLTIEGSYYMFDNIDVEIAAASSTTWQVVSRSGKQLNLQVEAQDKETFVIQPKISAPIAQASSDSRCFVASKIYANQPSKINKLRKFRDEVLSKLPGGDWLIDLYYDYSPRLVQLSEKHPQLTSAVRKLLDQLIKIL, from the coding sequence GTGATTTTCCGTGGTACCCAGACCCTACCTCTCGTCGCTGCTATGTTGTTTTCATTCGCTCCCCTCTCGCAGGCAAATGATGCACCTTGGCTAGTACGCATCCCTGCCAATGATCTGCTCACACACAATCAACTCTCCCAGCTCGAGAGCCGAGTCATCTATCGCTTTTTAAATGGAGACGTATTAGTTGAGTCACCTTCGCCTAGTGAGCTTGTCAATCGTACCGGTGCTAGAGTGAGTTACTTAGAGCGCGCTCCAGCCATTTCAACGGGCGATATTGCGACGACAAGCAGTGTCAGTGTGAATGACCACTTGCTGGAGGATGGCATTGCAGCGTTAAGCGCAATTGAAAGGCAGTGCGACCAAGTGAAGATCGCAGTGATAGATTCCGGGGTTGATGAACAACACACTGGCTGGGGGAATACTTATTTTGAACAAGCTAAAAGCGTGATTGATCATAATCCGTCAGTGGATGATAGGTATGGTCATGGTACTCATGTGACGGGGATCATCAGTAGCGAGTTTAGTAGTGATTTAGGTCAGGTGGAAGGGGCTTGTGTTAGTGCTAGCGTGATCCCGATTCGTTTTTTAGGTGACTATGGTAACGGTACGATCTCTGACAGCATTGAAGCGATCCAATGGGCAATTGATGCCGGCGCAGATATCATCAATCATTCCTGGGTGACCAGTAGTGAATCTATCGCTCTTCGTGATGTCTTATTTGATGCCAATCAGCGTGGAATAGTACAAATCGCAGCTGCTGGGAATAGTGGCAGTAATAATGAGAACGCCCGCGTTTATCCAGCTAACTACTCAGTTCAACTTGATGGTATGTTAGCGGTTGCTAACTGGGATAGTTCTAGCAATCGACTAAATCCATCCAGTAACTACAGCTACACATTGGTCGATATTGCGGCTAGTGGGACGGATATTTTGAGTTTATATCCAGATGAGCAAACCCAAGTTCTCTCTGGTACTTCAATGGCAGCACCTATCGTCAGTAGTGTCGCTGCGATGCTTTGGCAGCAAGATAGCCACTTATCAGCAACACAAATAAATGCCAAATTGTTGAATTCGGTCAAACCCGAACGAAGTCTGATTGGCAAAGTTAATGCGCAGGGGCGTTTAGATGCTATAGGCGCGATAACGTTGGGCAGCATCCCCACCTCAATTGTCAGCGTAGATACATCAGTCACCCAAATTACTCTGTCGGGAATATTGTTAGACCAAGTGACTAATTGGTCGTTTAGACCAGCGCTTGCAGATGAAAGTGAGTGGGCGCTCACCACTACACTAGCTACCGCTGAACGAGTTGAATTTGAGTATTCAGAACTGCCTTATGGCTACTTTCAGGGTTATGGAAGCAATGGTGAATTACTCGTTTCGTATCCGTATCAAAGTGAACTGATAGCCCCAAGCGAAGTTAAGTTATCTTCTCATGATCAACAGTTACTACTAGATTGGCGTGGCAGTATCTGGGCGCACAGTTATGAAATACAAGAATTTAAAAATGGTCGATTCACGACTATTGCAACCGTTGTTGCCCCAAACAATCAACTGAGTATTGAGCTGGATGAGAATCAATCGGTGCGCTATCGAGTGCGCGCCAATTATCAGTACCAGTTTGATGAGCAGTCTCCGATTGACGTTTTCTCCTCATACAGTGGTGAAGTAGAGTCCGGCAACCTATTTGCACCAACAATGGTGAGAGCCTTTGCCGATATACCTCTGAATACGACCGCCGAGATGTTGCTTGATTTGGATAGTTCAGCGAACTATCAATTAGTGGATGATCCTGATGGAAAGGTAATAAGTTTGAGTGGTAGTCAAATTCAACTTGATACCAGTGAAGTTGGAGAGTGGTCGTTTACGTTAATCAATAATGCGTATTTGTCGACGCTCACTTATCGAGTGGTAGAAACGCAGGATTGGGTATTACGCAGCACTCAAGGGGCTAATATCAAAGTCTCTACTGATCAGGCTGATGTTGTAAGCGTCTCTGAAATGGGCGAGCAAAAAATCGCAATTACAGCAACACCACGACAGTCACCTTACTTAATCTCTCTAACCATCGAAGGCTCTTACTATATGTTCGATAATATCGATGTTGAGATAGCGGCAGCAAGTTCAACCACCTGGCAGGTTGTGAGTCGTTCAGGTAAACAGCTGAATCTACAAGTTGAGGCACAAGATAAAGAGACGTTCGTTATTCAGCCGAAAATTTCGGCGCCGATAGCGCAAGCCTCGAGTGACTCGCGTTGTTTTGTGGCTTCTAAAATTTATGCTAATCAACCGAGTAAGATAAATAAGTTGAGAAAATTCAGAGATGAAGTCCTGAGTAAACTTCCGGGTGGAGATTGGCTGATTGATCTCTATTATGACTATTCTCCGCGCTTAGTTCAGTTGAGTGAAAAGCATCCTCAGTTGACGAGCGCTGTGCGTAAACTGCTCGATCAATTGATCAAAATTTTGTAA